Part of the Lentimicrobium sp. L6 genome is shown below.
CAATAGTTCAGGATGTTTCTTTAAAATTTCAAACATATCAAATTGTCGATTTCGTGCCAAAACATGTTGATCAATGGCTACATCCTTCAATAAGCCAAACCCTTCCTGATGGTCTCCCATCATAATCTGATTGTTTTTTGTATCTCCTCTAACTAAATAGCTCCCTTGTATTGTTGCTCCAGCTGAAGACCCACCAACAACTCCACCTCTTTCTAATACCTCAACTATTAGTTTTTCAGTCAAGGTGTTTTTATAAGAATCAACGAGTCTCCATTGCCTGCCGCCTCCAAACCAAACCGCTTTTGCTTTACGTAGTGGCTCAACAAAGGAATCAGAATTTGCAATTGCTTTGTCGTTTGTATGAAGAACTGTAATATTGTTAGCGCCTCT
Proteins encoded:
- a CDS encoding cyanophycinase — its product is MGGAMRSDSIINRFIELAGGIDAHIVFIPTASGMKSYDENYGFAGTLRNRGANNITVLHTNDKAIANSDSFVEPLRKAKAVWFGGGRQWRLVDSYKNTLTEKLIVEVLERGGVVGGSSAGATIQGSYLVRGDTKNNQIMMGDHQEGFGLLKDVAIDQHVLARNRQFDMFEILKKHPELLGIGIDENTAIIVQGNTFEVIGENYVLVYDGGFWSREGSGLKNLPEKSKLFYFLRNGDKYDLSERKIKLNNK